One Rhizobium sp. NRK18 genomic window carries:
- a CDS encoding LysR family transcriptional regulator, whose translation MDVSQLPLNSLRAFEASARLCSFTRAGLELRVTQTAISHQVKTLEAVLGVSLFKRLPRGLALTDEGHALLPVLTDAFQRMSATLSQFEEGNFHEILTVGVVGTFAIGWLLPRLADFKRQQPHIDLRIKTNNNRSDILGDGLDFLIRFGDGAWHGTEAVHLMDAPLSPVCAPELLPALNSVEGLAGMELLRSYRVDEWPKWFRAAGMAPPSLRGWMFDSSLALVEAAARGVGVALVPVSMFGHDFAAGRIVKPFTTEVDMGGYWMTRLKSRPESPAMKAFREWITAEIAGDASLSLEA comes from the coding sequence ATGGACGTCTCGCAACTGCCGCTCAACTCGCTGCGCGCCTTCGAGGCCTCCGCCCGGCTTTGCAGTTTCACCCGGGCCGGGCTGGAACTGCGCGTCACCCAGACGGCGATCAGTCATCAGGTCAAGACGCTGGAGGCCGTCCTCGGCGTCAGCCTGTTCAAGCGGCTGCCGCGCGGACTGGCGCTGACCGACGAGGGACACGCCCTGCTGCCGGTGCTGACCGACGCCTTCCAGCGGATGAGCGCCACGCTCAGCCAGTTCGAGGAGGGCAATTTTCACGAAATCCTGACCGTCGGCGTCGTCGGCACCTTCGCCATCGGCTGGCTCTTGCCCCGGCTTGCCGACTTCAAGCGCCAACAGCCGCATATCGACCTGCGCATCAAGACCAACAACAACCGCTCGGACATTCTCGGCGACGGTCTCGACTTCCTGATCCGCTTCGGCGACGGCGCCTGGCATGGCACGGAGGCCGTTCACCTGATGGATGCGCCGCTGTCCCCGGTCTGCGCGCCCGAACTCCTGCCGGCGCTGAATTCCGTCGAGGGACTCGCCGGCATGGAGCTCTTGCGCTCCTACCGGGTCGACGAATGGCCGAAATGGTTTCGCGCCGCCGGCATGGCGCCGCCGAGCCTGCGCGGCTGGATGTTCGATTCGTCGCTGGCGCTGGTGGAAGCCGCTGCCCGCGGCGTCGGCGTGGCGCTCGTGCCGGTCTCCATGTTCGGGCATGATTTTGCCGCCGGCCGCATCGTCAAACCGTTCACCACCGAGGTCGATATGGGCGGTTACTGGATGACGCGGCTGAAATCGCGGCCGGAATCACCCGCCATGAAGGCGTTTCGCGAGTGGATCACCGCCGAAATCGCCGGCGACGCATCGCTTTCCCTGGAAGCCTAG
- a CDS encoding Lrp/AsnC family transcriptional regulator encodes MATEQREFDAFDRKILDIIGDDGRISVTDLAKRVGLSKTPCQVRLKRLIDDGYILGFKAVLDPVKLGLDHVAFTEVKLSDTREAALKEFNTAVRKIKEVEECHMIAGSFDYLLKVRTADIRKYRHVLGEKISALPHVASSSTFVAMQTVKERGI; translated from the coding sequence GTGGCGACTGAGCAAAGGGAATTCGACGCGTTCGATCGAAAAATCCTCGATATTATCGGCGATGACGGCCGCATCTCCGTGACGGATCTTGCCAAACGCGTCGGCCTGTCGAAGACGCCGTGCCAGGTGCGGCTGAAACGGCTGATCGACGACGGCTACATTCTCGGCTTCAAGGCGGTGCTCGATCCGGTCAAACTCGGCCTCGACCATGTCGCCTTCACGGAAGTCAAACTTTCCGACACCCGCGAGGCGGCGCTGAAGGAATTCAACACCGCCGTGCGCAAGATCAAGGAGGTCGAGGAGTGCCACATGATCGCCGGCTCCTTCGACTATCTCCTGAAGGTCCGCACCGCCGACATCCGCAAGTATCGCCACGTGCTCGGCGAGAAGATTTCCGCTTTGCCGCATGTGGCAAGCTCCTCCACCTTTGTCGCCATGCAGACGGTGAAGGAGAGGGGGATCTAG
- the putA gene encoding trifunctional transcriptional regulator/proline dehydrogenase/L-glutamate gamma-semialdehyde dehydrogenase, whose translation MPQPQSIVAPETPISNAFQQFAPPVAEQSELRRAITAAYRRDEAECLVPLLEQATQTGPRSEVIAITARQLITALRGKHRDSGVEGLVHEYSLSSEEGVALMCLAEALLRIPDTATRDALIRDKISDGDWRSHVGGDRSLFVNAATWGLAITGRLTATVNDRSLSAALTRLVARAGEPVIRRGVDMAMRMMGEQFVTGETIDEALKRARVLEKRGFRYSYDMLGEAATTAADAERYYRDYETAIHAIGKASDGRGIYEGPGISIKLSALHPRYSRAQAARVMGELLPKVKALALIAKDYDIGLNIDAEEADRLELSLDLLECLCLDPDLAGWNGMGFVVQAYGKRCPFVLDFIIDLARRAERRIMVRLVKGAYWDAEIKRAQVDGLDGFPVFTRKVHTDVSYIACAKKLLAAGDAVFPQFATHNAQTLATIYHMAGKDFHSGKYEFQCLHGMGEPLYDEVVGRGKLNRPARIYAPVGTHETLLAYLVRRLLENGANSSFVNRIADPTVSIDELIADPVEVVRAMASPGAQHDQIALPEDIFGAGRPNSAGLDLSNEQVLADLTDSLKESAATQWQSAPQLADGKADGETRPVLNPGDHADVVGSVKETSEDDARRAVALAAGSAASWAETPPAERAACLERAADIMQARMPVLLGLIAREAGKSLPNAIAEVREAIDFLRYYGEQARATFGPAHKALGPIVCISPWNFPLAIFTGQVAAALVAGNPVLAKPAEETPLIAAEGVRILHQAGVSASALQFVPGDGRVGAALVGSPEVAGVMFTGSTEVARLIQSQLAGRLSAAGKPIPLIAETGGQNAMIVDSSALAEQVVADVIASAFDSAGQRCSALRVLCLQEDVADRILAMLKGALHELSIGRTDRLSVDIGPVITAEAKGIIEKHIERMRALGCKVEQIGLAETTANGTFVPPTIIEIGKLSDLEREVFGPVLHVVRYQRRGLDRLIDAINATGYGLTFGLHTRLDETIAHVTSRLKVGNIYVNRNIIGAVVGVQPFGGRGLSGTGPKAGGPLYLGRLVDTAPLPPMLSSVHQAPALLDLVNWLDEKGRTADAEAARTLGGNSALGLEIELPGPVGERNLYQLHARGRVLLAPETESGLYRQLAAALATGNHAVIDAGAGLEAALKDLPASIAAQVSLSQDWAADGPFAGALIEGDGERVRDVNGKIATLPGPLVLVQAASAGEIAAKADCYCLNWLLEEVSTSINTTAAGGNASLMTIG comes from the coding sequence ATGCCTCAGCCGCAGTCGATTGTTGCCCCCGAGACCCCGATTTCCAACGCCTTCCAGCAGTTTGCGCCGCCGGTCGCCGAGCAGAGCGAGCTGCGCCGGGCGATCACCGCCGCCTATCGCCGCGACGAGGCCGAATGCCTCGTACCGCTGCTCGAACAGGCGACGCAGACAGGCCCACGCAGCGAGGTGATCGCGATCACCGCCCGGCAGCTGATTACCGCACTTCGCGGCAAGCATCGCGATTCCGGCGTCGAAGGCCTCGTGCATGAATACTCCCTCTCCAGCGAGGAAGGCGTTGCCCTGATGTGCCTTGCCGAAGCGCTCCTGCGCATTCCGGATACGGCGACCCGCGACGCGCTGATCCGCGACAAGATTTCCGATGGCGACTGGCGCTCGCATGTCGGCGGCGACCGGTCGCTGTTCGTCAATGCCGCCACCTGGGGACTGGCGATCACCGGCCGGCTGACGGCGACCGTCAACGACCGCTCGCTGTCAGCGGCGCTTACCCGCCTCGTTGCCCGCGCCGGTGAGCCGGTCATCCGCCGCGGTGTCGACATGGCGATGCGCATGATGGGCGAGCAGTTCGTCACCGGCGAAACGATCGACGAGGCGCTGAAACGCGCCCGCGTGCTGGAAAAGCGCGGCTTCCGCTATTCCTACGACATGCTCGGCGAAGCGGCGACGACGGCGGCAGACGCCGAGCGCTACTACCGCGACTACGAGACCGCCATCCATGCGATCGGCAAGGCCTCCGACGGCCGCGGCATCTATGAAGGCCCCGGCATCTCCATCAAGCTTTCCGCGCTGCATCCCCGCTACTCCCGCGCCCAGGCCGCACGCGTGATGGGCGAGCTCTTGCCGAAGGTGAAGGCGCTCGCCCTGATCGCCAAGGACTACGACATCGGCCTCAACATCGACGCCGAGGAAGCCGACCGTCTCGAACTGTCGCTCGACCTCCTCGAATGCCTCTGCCTCGACCCCGATCTTGCGGGCTGGAACGGCATGGGCTTCGTCGTCCAGGCCTATGGCAAGCGCTGCCCCTTCGTTCTGGATTTCATCATCGATCTCGCCCGTCGCGCCGAGCGGCGCATCATGGTTCGTCTCGTCAAGGGCGCCTATTGGGATGCCGAGATCAAGCGCGCGCAGGTCGACGGCCTCGACGGCTTTCCGGTGTTCACCCGCAAGGTCCACACCGATGTCTCCTATATCGCCTGCGCGAAGAAGCTGCTCGCCGCCGGCGACGCGGTCTTCCCGCAGTTCGCCACCCACAATGCCCAGACGCTCGCCACGATCTATCACATGGCCGGCAAGGACTTTCATTCCGGCAAGTACGAGTTCCAGTGCCTGCACGGCATGGGCGAACCGCTCTATGACGAGGTCGTCGGCCGCGGCAAGCTCAACCGTCCGGCCCGCATCTATGCGCCGGTCGGCACGCATGAAACGCTGCTCGCCTATCTGGTCCGCCGACTTCTGGAAAACGGCGCCAACTCCTCCTTCGTCAACCGCATCGCCGATCCCACCGTCTCGATCGACGAACTCATCGCCGACCCGGTCGAGGTCGTCCGCGCGATGGCGAGCCCCGGCGCGCAGCACGACCAGATCGCCCTGCCCGAAGACATCTTCGGCGCCGGCCGGCCGAATTCGGCAGGCCTGGATCTTTCCAACGAGCAGGTGCTCGCCGATCTCACCGACTCACTGAAGGAAAGCGCTGCCACGCAGTGGCAGTCCGCCCCTCAGCTTGCCGACGGCAAGGCTGATGGCGAAACGCGTCCCGTGCTCAATCCCGGCGACCACGCGGACGTTGTCGGCTCGGTCAAGGAAACCTCAGAGGATGACGCCCGCCGCGCCGTCGCGCTTGCCGCAGGCTCCGCCGCCTCCTGGGCGGAAACGCCGCCGGCCGAACGCGCCGCCTGCCTGGAACGCGCCGCCGACATCATGCAGGCGCGCATGCCGGTGCTGCTCGGGCTGATCGCCCGCGAGGCCGGCAAATCGCTGCCGAACGCCATTGCCGAAGTGCGCGAGGCGATCGATTTCCTGCGCTATTACGGCGAGCAGGCCCGCGCCACCTTCGGCCCGGCGCACAAGGCGCTCGGTCCCATCGTCTGCATCAGCCCGTGGAACTTCCCGCTGGCGATCTTCACCGGACAGGTGGCGGCGGCCCTCGTCGCCGGCAACCCGGTGCTGGCCAAGCCCGCGGAAGAGACGCCGCTGATCGCCGCCGAGGGTGTCAGAATCCTGCATCAGGCCGGCGTTTCGGCCTCAGCCCTGCAGTTCGTGCCCGGCGACGGGCGCGTCGGTGCCGCACTCGTCGGCAGCCCGGAAGTGGCCGGCGTCATGTTCACCGGCTCGACCGAAGTCGCCCGCCTCATCCAATCGCAGCTTGCCGGCCGGCTTTCGGCTGCCGGCAAGCCGATCCCGCTGATTGCCGAAACCGGCGGTCAGAACGCCATGATCGTCGATTCATCCGCACTTGCCGAACAGGTGGTCGCCGACGTCATCGCCTCGGCCTTCGACAGCGCCGGCCAGCGCTGCTCGGCGCTGCGCGTCCTCTGCCTGCAGGAAGACGTCGCCGACCGTATCCTCGCCATGCTGAAGGGCGCCCTGCACGAGCTGTCGATCGGTCGCACGGACAGGCTCAGCGTCGACATCGGCCCGGTCATCACCGCGGAAGCGAAGGGTATCATCGAGAAGCACATCGAACGCATGCGCGCGCTCGGCTGCAAGGTCGAGCAGATCGGCTTGGCGGAAACGACCGCCAACGGCACCTTCGTACCGCCGACGATCATCGAGATCGGCAAGCTCTCCGACCTCGAGCGCGAGGTCTTCGGCCCCGTCCTCCATGTCGTGCGCTACCAGCGTCGCGGCCTCGACCGGCTGATCGATGCAATCAACGCCACCGGCTACGGCCTCACCTTCGGCCTGCACACCCGGCTGGACGAAACCATCGCGCATGTCACGAGCCGCTTGAAGGTCGGCAATATCTACGTCAATCGCAACATCATCGGCGCCGTCGTCGGCGTTCAGCCGTTCGGCGGGCGCGGCCTCTCCGGCACCGGGCCCAAGGCCGGCGGACCGCTCTATCTCGGCCGTCTGGTCGATACCGCTCCGCTGCCGCCGATGCTGAGCTCCGTCCACCAGGCGCCGGCGCTTCTCGACCTCGTCAACTGGCTTGACGAGAAAGGCCGCACGGCCGATGCCGAAGCCGCCCGCACGCTCGGCGGCAATTCGGCGCTCGGTCTCGAAATCGAACTCCCCGGCCCTGTCGGCGAGCGCAATCTCTACCAGCTGCATGCGCGTGGCCGGGTGCTGCTCGCTCCGGAAACCGAAAGCGGCCTGTACCGCCAGCTGGCGGCCGCGCTTGCTACCGGCAACCACGCGGTTATCGACGCCGGCGCAGGCCTGGAGGCAGCACTGAAGGATCTACCGGCCAGCATTGCCGCGCAGGTATCGCTCTCGCAGGACTGGGCCGCCGACGGTCCGTTTGCCGGCGCGCTGATCGAAGGCGACGGCGAGCGCGTGCGGGACGTCAACGGCAAGATCGCCACCCTGCCCGGCCCGCTCGTTCTGGTGCAGGCGGCATCGGCCGGCGAGATCGCCGCCAAGGCCGACTGCTATTGCCTCAACTGGCTCCTGGAGGAGGTCTCGACATCGATCAACACGACGGCAGCCGGCGGCAATGCCAGCCTGATGACGATCGGATGA
- a CDS encoding cryptochrome/photolyase family protein translates to MTASAKPVLVWFRKDLRLDDNLALTAAAQSGGPVIPVYIREPEEAGTGPLGAAQAWWLHHSLATLQKSFEKLGSRLILASGSAEDLLPRLIKATGAGAVYWNRRYDPPGIAIDTPLKKSLAETGIEVKSFAGQLLHEPTHLLTGQGTPYKVYTPFWKAFNSEDGPRDPVDPPKSLKSPEKWPKSEDVTDWGYLPTKPNWAEHFPEMWEPGEAAAHKRLKLFLDSHVKDYDSLRDFPGVDATSRLSPYLALGEISPARIWHSTNGLMDRYGTDGVLRFRKEIIWREFSYHLLFHFPELAEKNWNSKFDNFPWEFNEKLFEAWKKGETGYPIVDAGMRQLWKHGWMHNRVRMVVASFLIKHCLIDWRHGEKWFRDTLVDADPASNAASWQWVAGSGADAAPFFRVFNPITQGEKFDPDGDYISRYVPILAKLPSKYKNVPDKSPPAFLEKAGVRIGETYPEPIVDHMKAREKALSTHSALSDD, encoded by the coding sequence TTGACTGCATCCGCCAAGCCCGTCCTCGTCTGGTTCCGCAAGGATCTCCGTCTTGACGACAATCTGGCGCTGACGGCAGCCGCGCAAAGCGGAGGGCCGGTGATCCCTGTCTATATCCGCGAACCGGAGGAAGCCGGCACCGGGCCGCTCGGCGCCGCGCAGGCCTGGTGGCTGCATCACTCACTGGCGACCCTGCAGAAATCGTTCGAAAAGCTCGGCTCGCGCCTGATCCTGGCGAGCGGTTCCGCTGAAGACCTCCTGCCCCGCCTTATCAAGGCGACCGGCGCCGGCGCGGTCTACTGGAACCGGCGCTACGACCCGCCGGGCATCGCCATCGACACGCCGCTGAAGAAGAGCCTCGCCGAGACAGGCATCGAGGTCAAAAGCTTCGCCGGCCAGCTCCTGCACGAGCCCACCCATCTTCTGACCGGACAGGGCACGCCCTACAAGGTCTACACGCCGTTCTGGAAGGCCTTTAATAGCGAGGACGGTCCGCGCGATCCGGTCGATCCTCCGAAATCGCTCAAAAGCCCGGAGAAGTGGCCGAAATCCGAAGATGTCACCGACTGGGGATACCTGCCGACGAAGCCCAACTGGGCGGAGCATTTTCCGGAAATGTGGGAGCCCGGCGAGGCTGCCGCCCACAAGCGGCTCAAGCTCTTCCTCGACAGCCACGTGAAGGACTATGATAGCCTGCGCGATTTCCCGGGCGTCGATGCGACGTCGCGCCTGTCGCCCTATCTGGCGCTGGGCGAGATTTCGCCGGCCCGCATCTGGCATTCGACCAACGGCCTGATGGACCGCTACGGCACGGATGGGGTGCTGCGCTTCCGCAAGGAGATCATCTGGCGGGAATTTTCCTACCACCTCCTCTTCCACTTCCCCGAACTGGCGGAGAAGAACTGGAACAGCAAGTTCGACAACTTCCCCTGGGAGTTCAACGAGAAGCTGTTCGAGGCCTGGAAGAAGGGCGAGACCGGTTACCCCATCGTCGACGCCGGCATGCGTCAGCTCTGGAAGCACGGCTGGATGCACAACCGCGTGCGCATGGTCGTCGCCTCCTTCCTGATCAAGCATTGCCTGATCGACTGGCGGCACGGCGAGAAATGGTTCCGCGACACGCTGGTTGACGCCGATCCGGCCTCGAATGCCGCGAGCTGGCAGTGGGTTGCCGGGTCGGGCGCCGACGCCGCACCGTTCTTCCGCGTCTTCAATCCGATCACACAGGGCGAGAAGTTCGATCCGGACGGCGATTACATCAGCCGCTACGTACCGATCCTCGCGAAGCTGCCGAGCAAGTACAAGAACGTGCCGGACAAGTCGCCGCCGGCCTTCCTCGAAAAGGCCGGCGTGCGGATCGGTGAAACCTATCCCGAACCGATCGTCGATCACATGAAGGCGCGCGAGAAGGCACTCTCCACCCATTCGGCGCTTTCCGACGATTGA
- a CDS encoding methyl-accepting chemotaxis protein has protein sequence MNFKNLSILHKIGIAVAIMGLSSAIIAATGATGLNSLSHAIADTGAREEVAREAMDLRIDIVAISRMTYQLAQAPEKAADFADETERRAKEMLERLPKIQSTADANERAMLDTIRATLASYFDDIRAMVKTVAANPGDQGAIKAALDKALDGQKTVTSAVKEYSKYSGETLANARAKAISASTVTMMAQIIVAAVGILGGLMISFLVARRGIVGPIADLTAIMSRFARGDLDGRASDTERKDEIGEMARALEIFRRNELGLRDMKAQEAAIQAQSDDLQSSISHVVASAVAGDFSKRISKAYDDEDLNRFAASVNELIGTVDLGLAEMRRVMAALAQADLTQDMQGDFQGAFAELKTNVNTTMATLRSTMQNVRAATSTINSNSAELSSAANDLSRRTEQQAAALEETAAALDEITSTVRTASQRAVEANEMVVETKNSAARSGEIVRNAVEAMGRIEESSSKINQIIGVIDEIAFQTNLLALNAGVEAARAGEAGRGFAVVAQEVRELAQRSANAAKEIKTLISASASEVGNGVALVRSTGDALLEIEKLVNRVNDHVATIATAAREQATGIQEINTSVNHMDQMTQQNAAMVEETTAASQTLAGESRSLQQMLEKFRLDAGSSVPSHRVSRAA, from the coding sequence ATGAATTTCAAGAACCTTTCCATCCTCCACAAGATCGGCATCGCCGTCGCCATCATGGGATTGAGCTCGGCCATCATCGCCGCCACCGGCGCGACCGGCCTCAACTCCCTCAGCCACGCGATCGCCGACACCGGCGCCCGCGAGGAAGTCGCCCGCGAGGCGATGGACCTGCGCATCGACATCGTCGCGATCAGCCGCATGACCTATCAGCTGGCGCAGGCGCCCGAGAAGGCGGCCGACTTCGCCGACGAGACCGAGCGTCGCGCCAAGGAAATGCTCGAGCGGCTGCCGAAGATCCAGTCCACTGCCGATGCCAACGAGCGCGCCATGCTGGATACGATCCGCGCGACGCTCGCCAGCTATTTCGACGACATCCGCGCCATGGTGAAGACGGTCGCCGCCAATCCGGGCGACCAGGGCGCCATCAAGGCCGCGCTCGACAAGGCGCTCGACGGCCAGAAGACCGTCACCTCCGCCGTCAAGGAATACAGCAAGTATTCCGGCGAGACGCTCGCCAATGCCCGCGCCAAAGCCATTTCCGCCTCGACCGTCACGATGATGGCGCAGATCATCGTCGCTGCCGTCGGCATCCTCGGCGGCCTGATGATCAGCTTCCTCGTCGCCCGCCGCGGCATCGTCGGCCCGATTGCCGACCTCACCGCGATCATGAGCCGCTTTGCCCGCGGCGACCTTGATGGCCGCGCTTCCGACACCGAACGCAAGGACGAGATCGGCGAGATGGCGCGGGCGCTGGAAATCTTCCGCCGCAACGAACTCGGCCTGCGCGACATGAAGGCCCAGGAAGCCGCCATCCAGGCGCAGAGCGACGACCTTCAGTCGAGCATCAGCCATGTGGTCGCCTCCGCCGTCGCCGGGGATTTCTCCAAGCGCATCTCCAAGGCGTATGACGACGAGGATCTCAACCGCTTCGCCGCCAGCGTCAACGAACTGATCGGCACCGTCGATCTCGGTCTCGCCGAAATGCGCCGCGTCATGGCAGCGCTTGCCCAGGCCGACCTGACGCAGGACATGCAGGGCGACTTCCAGGGCGCATTCGCGGAACTCAAGACCAACGTCAACACGACCATGGCGACGCTGCGCTCGACCATGCAGAACGTCCGTGCCGCGACCTCGACGATCAACAGCAACTCCGCCGAACTGAGCTCGGCTGCCAACGACCTGTCGCGCCGTACGGAGCAACAGGCCGCGGCGCTTGAAGAAACGGCCGCCGCACTCGACGAGATCACCTCGACCGTGCGCACCGCATCGCAGCGCGCCGTCGAGGCCAACGAGATGGTTGTCGAGACCAAGAACAGTGCCGCCCGCTCCGGCGAGATCGTCCGCAACGCGGTCGAGGCGATGGGCCGGATCGAGGAATCATCCAGCAAGATCAACCAGATCATCGGCGTCATCGACGAGATCGCCTTCCAGACCAACCTGCTGGCGCTAAACGCCGGCGTCGAGGCGGCGCGTGCCGGTGAGGCCGGCCGCGGCTTTGCCGTCGTCGCCCAGGAAGTGCGTGAACTCGCACAGCGCTCGGCCAATGCCGCCAAGGAGATCAAGACGCTGATTTCCGCCTCGGCCTCCGAAGTCGGCAACGGCGTGGCGCTCGTCCGCTCCACCGGTGATGCCCTGCTGGAAATCGAGAAGCTGGTCAACCGCGTCAACGACCATGTCGCGACGATCGCCACGGCGGCGCGCGAGCAGGCGACCGGCATTCAGGAGATCAACACCTCCGTCAACCATATGGACCAGATGACGCAGCAGAACGCCGCCATGGTCGAGGAGACGACGGCGGCCAGCCAGACGCTGGCCGGAGAAAGCCGCAGCCTGCAGCAGATGCTGGAAAAATTCCGGCTCGACGCGGGTTCGTCCGTCCCGTCGCACCGCGTCTCGCGCGCCGCCTGA
- a CDS encoding SDR family NAD(P)-dependent oxidoreductase, which translates to MTSFNAKPEHGVVWITGASSGIGRALALEMARRGYTVAATARDHDRLVELQEEAGALKGAIHVLDGDVTERQDMERVIASIEYEHGRIALAVFNAGIFEMAKPGVELRRAFEKSIAVNLTGVVNCLVPALRHMQTYSHGQIAFMGSAAGYAGLPGSAAYGATKAALINMAQSLALDLEGSGIFVQLINPGFVETPMTASMRTLAAGRITAEEAARRIADGLQGHAFEIAFPRRQAFAAKLLGILPYALYFPLLRWLRGKSVARQPKSVESTLHAAE; encoded by the coding sequence ATGACCTCGTTCAACGCAAAACCCGAACATGGCGTAGTCTGGATCACGGGCGCGAGCTCGGGCATAGGCCGCGCACTGGCGCTGGAAATGGCCCGTCGCGGTTATACCGTCGCTGCCACCGCGCGCGATCATGACCGTCTCGTCGAATTGCAGGAAGAAGCCGGCGCCCTGAAAGGCGCCATCCATGTGCTCGACGGCGATGTCACCGAGCGCCAGGACATGGAGCGCGTGATCGCCTCGATCGAATACGAACACGGGCGCATAGCGCTCGCCGTCTTCAATGCCGGAATTTTCGAGATGGCGAAGCCGGGCGTCGAGCTGCGCCGGGCATTCGAGAAGTCGATTGCCGTCAACCTGACGGGCGTCGTCAACTGTCTCGTTCCGGCGCTCCGCCACATGCAGACCTATTCGCACGGCCAGATCGCCTTCATGGGCTCGGCGGCGGGCTATGCCGGGCTGCCGGGCAGCGCGGCCTATGGCGCGACCAAGGCGGCCCTCATCAACATGGCGCAGAGCCTGGCGCTGGATCTGGAAGGCTCCGGCATCTTCGTGCAGCTGATCAATCCGGGTTTCGTGGAAACGCCGATGACGGCGTCGATGCGCACACTGGCCGCCGGCCGGATCACGGCGGAGGAGGCTGCGAGGCGCATTGCCGACGGCTTGCAGGGCCACGCGTTCGAGATCGCGTTCCCGCGCCGTCAAGCTTTCGCAGCCAAGCTTCTCGGCATCCTGCCCTATGCGCTCTATTTCCCACTGCTGCGTTGGTTGCGCGGCAAGAGCGTCGCGCGCCAGCCGAAGTCGGTGGAAAGCACGCTTCACGCCGCCGAATAG
- a CDS encoding cysteine synthase A produces MTFLPTVLDAIGNTPLIKLKGASDATGCTILGKAEFLNPGQSVKDRAALFIIRDAEKKGLLRPGGVIVEGTAGNTGIGLTVVAKALGYRTVIVIPETQSQEKKDALRLLGAELVEVPAVPYKNPNNYVKVSGRLAAELAKTEPNGAIWANQFDNVANREAHIATTAPEIFEQTAGKVDGFICAVGSGGTLAGVAMGLKAKNPAIKIGLADPEGAALYEFYNNGELKSSGSSITEGIGQGRITANLEGFTPDYAYQIPDREALPLIFDLVENEGLCLGGSSGINIAGAIRLAKDLGPGHTVVTILCDYGNRYQSKLFNPDFLASKDLPVPQWLTKPTEIEVPFQAA; encoded by the coding sequence ATGACCTTTCTCCCCACCGTTCTGGACGCGATCGGCAATACGCCGCTGATCAAGCTCAAAGGCGCATCGGATGCGACCGGCTGCACCATTCTCGGCAAGGCGGAGTTTCTGAACCCCGGTCAGTCGGTGAAGGATCGCGCAGCGCTCTTCATCATCCGCGACGCAGAAAAGAAGGGGCTGCTCAGACCCGGCGGCGTCATCGTCGAGGGAACCGCCGGCAACACCGGCATCGGTCTGACGGTCGTCGCCAAGGCGCTCGGCTACCGCACCGTCATCGTCATCCCGGAAACCCAGAGCCAGGAGAAGAAGGACGCGCTGCGGCTGCTCGGCGCCGAACTCGTCGAAGTGCCCGCCGTCCCCTACAAGAACCCGAACAATTACGTGAAGGTCTCCGGACGGCTGGCCGCAGAACTCGCAAAGACAGAGCCAAACGGGGCGATCTGGGCCAACCAGTTCGACAACGTCGCCAACCGCGAGGCCCATATCGCCACCACCGCGCCGGAAATCTTCGAGCAGACCGCCGGCAAGGTCGACGGCTTCATCTGCGCGGTCGGCTCGGGCGGAACGCTCGCCGGCGTTGCCATGGGGCTGAAGGCGAAGAACCCGGCCATCAAGATCGGTCTCGCGGATCCGGAAGGTGCGGCGCTCTACGAGTTCTACAACAACGGCGAACTCAAGTCGTCCGGCTCCTCGATCACCGAGGGCATCGGCCAGGGCCGCATCACTGCGAACCTCGAGGGGTTCACGCCGGACTACGCCTACCAGATCCCCGACCGCGAGGCCCTGCCGCTGATCTTCGACCTCGTCGAAAACGAAGGCCTCTGCCTTGGCGGCTCGTCCGGCATCAACATCGCCGGCGCCATTCGCCTTGCCAAAGACCTCGGGCCGGGCCATACAGTCGTGACCATTCTTTGCGACTACGGCAACCGCTACCAGTCGAAACTCTTCAATCCGGACTTCCTTGCATCGAAGGATCTGCCGGTCCCGCAATGGCTGACGAAGCCGACGGAGATCGAGGTTCCTTTCCAGGCGGCGTGA